GCAGCGATTCCCTTCGAGAACCTGGACATTCTTCTCGGACGTGCCATTGTCCTCGACGTCGAGACGCTTCAGAGAAAGCTCGTCGCCGAGAGGCGGGGCGGCTACTGCTTCGAGCAGAACACTTTCTTCTCGGCCGTTCTCGAGAGTCTCGGCTTTCGCGTGACGCCGCTCGCGGCGCGGGTTCGCGTGGGCACGACTTCGGTACGAGCGCGTACTCACATGCTCTTGCGGGTGGATGTGGGCGCAGATTCGTTCGTCGTCGACGTCGGCTTCGGGGCGGACGGACCATTGCACCCGCTCCCGCTCGAGGTGGGGGTCGTCTCGGGACACCACAGATTGAGACGCGAGAAGGACGTGTGGGTGCTCGAGGGAACCGCGGAGCGGTCCTGGATGGACCTCTATGCCTTCACACTCGAGCCCCATTATCCGGTCGATTTCGAGATGGCGAACTACTACACGAGCACGCATCCTGAATCCCCGTTCGTGCAGAACTTGACCGCT
This Vicinamibacteria bacterium DNA region includes the following protein-coding sequences:
- a CDS encoding arylamine N-acetyltransferase; translation: MNRVNLEAYFERIRYDGPAESTVDVLRALHEAHLAAIPFENLDILLGRAIVLDVETLQRKLVAERRGGYCFEQNTFFSAVLESLGFRVTPLAARVRVGTTSVRARTHMLLRVDVGADSFVVDVGFGADGPLHPLPLEVGVVSGHHRLRREKDVWVLEGTAERSWMDLYAFTLEPHYPVDFEMANYYTSTHPESPFVQNLTAQRNRQGERAILRNRELVVSDHFRTRATETVRDPEHLLEILELHFRLRFPAGTRFARPPF